The Campylobacter concisus genome has a window encoding:
- a CDS encoding hydrogenase small subunit, which yields MNNDLRQKINRRLSELSALPKMKNDTSIAQLLKDKGFTRRDFMKWAGAMTAFMALPSAMTPMVARAAELSDRLPVIWLHMAECTGCSEGLLRTDAPSIDSLIFDYISLEYHETIMAAAGWQAEENLEHAIEKYKGRYILLVEGGVPTGATEHFLTVGPHGTSGKTHAVNASANAAAIFAIGTCSSFGGIQAAKPNPTNSVGLSKVTDKPVINVPGCPPSEKNIVGNVLHYLLFGTLPALDVYNRPKWAYGLRIHDLCERRGHFDAGEFVQSFGDEGAKNGYCLYKVGCKGPYTFNNCSRERFNQHTSWPVQAGHGCIGCSEPDFWDTMGPFEEPMADRLFDTVLGLGADNVSDKIGIGILALAGVGIAAHAALACMSKDKE from the coding sequence ATGAATAATGACTTGCGTCAAAAGATAAATAGACGCTTAAGCGAACTTAGTGCATTGCCTAAAATGAAAAATGACACTAGTATTGCGCAGCTTTTAAAAGATAAGGGCTTTACTAGGCGTGATTTTATGAAGTGGGCTGGTGCGATGACAGCTTTTATGGCATTGCCAAGTGCGATGACACCGATGGTTGCTCGTGCTGCTGAGCTAAGCGATAGGCTCCCTGTGATATGGCTTCACATGGCAGAATGCACTGGCTGTAGCGAGGGCTTGCTAAGAACTGACGCTCCAAGCATAGATAGCCTTATATTTGACTACATAAGCCTTGAATACCACGAAACTATCATGGCGGCTGCTGGCTGGCAAGCTGAAGAAAATTTAGAGCATGCGATAGAAAAATATAAAGGCAGATATATCCTGCTAGTTGAGGGTGGCGTCCCAACAGGAGCAACTGAGCACTTTTTAACAGTCGGACCTCACGGCACAAGCGGCAAAACTCACGCTGTAAATGCCTCTGCTAACGCGGCTGCTATCTTTGCCATTGGCACCTGTTCTAGCTTTGGCGGTATCCAAGCAGCTAAGCCAAATCCAACAAATTCAGTCGGTCTTTCAAAGGTGACTGATAAGCCAGTCATAAACGTACCAGGCTGTCCTCCAAGTGAGAAAAACATCGTTGGCAACGTGCTTCACTACTTGCTATTTGGCACTTTGCCTGCACTTGATGTTTATAACAGACCAAAATGGGCTTATGGCTTAAGAATTCACGATCTTTGCGAGAGACGCGGTCACTTTGACGCAGGCGAGTTTGTCCAAAGCTTTGGCGACGAGGGCGCAAAAAATGGCTACTGTTTATACAAAGTAGGCTGTAAAGGCCCATATACATTTAACAACTGCTCACGCGAGAGATTTAATCAACACACATCATGGCCAGTTCAAGCAGGTCACGGCTGTATAGGCTGCTCAGAGCCAGACTTCTGGGATACGATGGGGCCGTTTGAAGAGCCTATGGCTGATAGGCTATTTGACACTGTTTTGGGGCTTGGCGCTGATAATGTAAGTGATAAAATAGGCATTGGAATTTTAGCACTTGCTGGTGTTGGCATAGCGGCTCACGCTGCACTAGCTTGTATGAGTAAAGATAAAGAATAA
- the flgH gene encoding flagellar basal body L-ring protein FlgH: protein MNYKKIWLVTFAGIFYTGCTPSADPHINMKPPVYVEQLPSKDSGSGQSNAGSLFGKGENPLFSDRKAMNVNDIVTIVISENASQISSGSKSTNKDSTISLGGGVFTAGAAPLSTVADNLNKYGDIGFKAGGGNKFTGSGTSNRSEKFTATISARIIKILNNGNYFIEGSRELLINGEKQIMQVSGVIRPYDISQNNEIDSKYIADAKILYKTEGELDKSTKKPWGTRLMEAIWPF, encoded by the coding sequence ATGAACTATAAAAAGATTTGGCTCGTCACATTTGCGGGCATTTTTTACACAGGTTGCACCCCAAGTGCAGATCCTCATATCAATATGAAACCTCCAGTTTATGTCGAGCAACTCCCTTCAAAAGATAGTGGCAGCGGTCAAAGCAACGCCGGCAGCCTCTTTGGCAAGGGCGAAAATCCTCTTTTTTCAGATAGAAAGGCGATGAATGTAAATGACATCGTAACCATCGTCATCTCAGAAAATGCAAGTCAAATTTCAAGCGGCAGCAAAAGCACCAACAAAGATAGCACCATTTCGCTTGGTGGTGGCGTTTTCACAGCTGGGGCTGCACCGCTCTCAACCGTGGCTGATAATCTAAACAAATACGGCGACATCGGCTTTAAAGCAGGTGGCGGCAATAAATTTACAGGTAGTGGCACTAGCAACAGAAGCGAGAAATTTACCGCGACCATCTCAGCTAGGATCATCAAGATCCTAAATAACGGCAACTACTTCATCGAGGGCAGCCGCGAGCTACTTATAAACGGCGAAAAACAGATCATGCAAGTAAGTGGCGTCATCAGACCTTACGACATCTCGCAAAACAACGAAATCGACTCAAAATACATAGCTGACGCCAAAATTTTGTATAAAACTGAGGGCGAGCTAGACAAATCAACCAAAAAACCTTGGGGCACAAGGCTTATGGAGGCTATCTGGCCATTTTAA
- the pta gene encoding phosphate acetyltransferase encodes MKSCYIFSDKNLAYLQEIIATKFKKVEIFKITPDENDKKNLINLNEKEFFLKFIDKFEELKEGSDFVIVVGYESFSLFGKSELNLKLARNLNAPVFDENASELRALNLNSKLLITDKFDEILSYKTDIITPFKFQSLLLKRAKAANKTVVLPESDDERILKAAHIVLEKGAANIILLGLESEISKKAATLGLNLSKAKVINPAQNELTDEFAKKIYELRKHKGVDEAKANALAKDKIYFATMLIHEGIADALVSGATMSTADTIRPALQIIKTKPNVSVVSGAFFMALEEEILLFADCAVTPNPSADELASITLSSAQTASAFGLSPKIAMLSYSTADSGSGADVEFVKEAAKKASELDANLKIAAPIQFDAAVDLSVASKKMPNSDVAGQANVFIFPNLNCGNICYKAVQRSANALAVGPILQGLKKPVNDLSRGCLVEDVVNTILISAIQAGE; translated from the coding sequence ATGAAAAGTTGTTACATTTTTTCAGACAAAAATCTAGCATATTTGCAGGAAATTATAGCTACAAAATTCAAAAAAGTTGAGATCTTTAAGATAACTCCAGACGAAAACGACAAAAAAAATCTAATAAATTTAAATGAAAAGGAGTTTTTTTTAAAATTTATAGATAAATTTGAAGAGCTAAAGGAGGGAAGCGACTTCGTCATAGTCGTTGGCTACGAGAGCTTTAGCCTCTTTGGCAAGAGCGAGCTAAATTTAAAGCTAGCTAGAAATTTAAACGCGCCTGTTTTTGACGAAAATGCAAGCGAACTAAGGGCGCTAAATTTAAACTCAAAGCTTCTAATAACTGATAAATTTGATGAAATTTTGAGTTACAAGACTGACATCATCACGCCATTTAAATTTCAAAGCTTACTTCTAAAAAGAGCCAAAGCGGCAAACAAGACAGTCGTTTTGCCAGAAAGTGATGATGAGAGAATACTAAAAGCAGCTCACATCGTGCTAGAAAAAGGGGCAGCAAATATCATCTTGCTAGGGCTTGAGAGTGAAATTTCAAAAAAAGCAGCCACTTTGGGGCTAAATTTAAGCAAAGCAAAGGTGATAAACCCAGCACAAAATGAGCTAACAGATGAATTTGCAAAGAAAATTTATGAGCTAAGAAAGCACAAAGGCGTTGATGAAGCCAAGGCAAACGCACTTGCAAAAGATAAAATTTACTTTGCCACAATGCTAATACATGAAGGCATAGCAGACGCCTTGGTAAGTGGCGCTACGATGAGCACGGCTGATACGATCCGCCCAGCCCTTCAGATCATAAAAACAAAGCCAAATGTAAGTGTGGTAAGCGGGGCATTTTTCATGGCGCTTGAAGAGGAAATTTTACTCTTTGCAGACTGCGCCGTCACGCCAAACCCAAGCGCAGACGAGCTAGCTAGCATCACGCTAAGTAGTGCTCAAACAGCAAGTGCTTTTGGACTTAGCCCAAAGATCGCCATGCTAAGCTACTCAACTGCTGATAGTGGCAGTGGGGCTGATGTGGAGTTTGTAAAAGAGGCTGCCAAAAAGGCGAGCGAGCTTGATGCAAATTTAAAAATAGCTGCGCCCATTCAGTTTGACGCGGCAGTTGATCTAAGCGTGGCTAGCAAAAAGATGCCAAATTCCGATGTCGCTGGGCAGGCAAATGTATTTATATTTCCAAATTTAAACTGCGGAAACATCTGCTACAAGGCAGTTCAGCGAAGCGCAAACGCCCTAGCAGTGGGTCCGATACTTCAAGGGCTAAAAAAGCCAGTAAATGACCTAAGCCGCGGCTGCCTCGTCGAAGACGTGGTCAATACCATCTTAATAAGCGCGATACAAGCAGGAGAGTGA
- a CDS encoding acetate kinase translates to MRILVLNSGSSSIKFQLFEMQTKTSLASGLVEQIGSSSSRAVLKANGEVYEIKRFIKDHHDGLEAMNELFTTSHTLHDLSELDGIGHRIVHGGESFFSSMIVDESVIKKIEDISPLAPLHNPGHLAGIKNAMKESKNVPHVVVFDTVFHQSMPEYAYRYALPYDVCKTHHIRKYGFHGTSHRYVCKQAAKMLGIEFDKFNAISLHLGNGASACAVQNGKSIDTSMGLSPLEGLIMGTRSGDMDPAVVIYLLNIGVLKWNEIDNFLNKKSGLFGICGSSDMREVVAKMQNDERAKLAFDMFCYRVKKYIGSYYAILGRVDALIFTGGIGENAPNTRQKICDDLKHLGIHINHELNFSNERGERCIDEECAKIKTLIIPTNEELEIAIETARVIKENSKK, encoded by the coding sequence ATGAGAATTTTAGTTTTAAACTCAGGTAGCAGCTCGATAAAATTTCAACTTTTTGAAATGCAGACAAAAACAAGCCTAGCAAGCGGTCTAGTCGAGCAAATCGGCAGCTCTAGCTCAAGGGCGGTGCTAAAAGCAAATGGCGAAGTTTATGAGATAAAACGCTTCATAAAAGACCACCACGACGGACTTGAGGCGATGAACGAACTCTTTACCACCTCGCATACGCTGCACGATCTAAGCGAGCTTGACGGCATCGGACACAGGATAGTGCATGGCGGCGAGAGCTTTTTTAGCTCGATGATCGTTGATGAAAGCGTCATCAAAAAGATCGAGGATATAAGCCCACTAGCCCCACTTCACAACCCAGGGCACCTTGCTGGCATCAAAAACGCGATGAAAGAGAGCAAAAACGTGCCTCACGTGGTCGTTTTTGACACTGTGTTTCATCAAAGCATGCCAGAGTACGCCTACCGCTACGCCCTGCCCTACGACGTTTGCAAGACCCATCACATCAGAAAATACGGCTTTCACGGCACTTCACACAGATATGTCTGCAAGCAAGCAGCAAAAATGCTTGGCATAGAGTTTGATAAATTTAACGCTATCTCGCTTCACTTAGGCAACGGCGCCTCAGCTTGTGCTGTGCAAAATGGCAAAAGTATCGACACCTCGATGGGTCTTAGCCCACTTGAAGGGCTCATAATGGGCACAAGAAGCGGTGACATGGACCCAGCTGTTGTCATCTATCTGCTAAATATCGGCGTTTTAAAGTGGAACGAGATCGATAACTTTTTAAATAAAAAGAGCGGACTTTTTGGAATTTGTGGCTCAAGCGACATGAGAGAGGTCGTAGCCAAGATGCAAAACGACGAGCGAGCTAAGCTTGCATTTGATATGTTTTGCTACCGAGTGAAAAAGTATATCGGCTCATACTACGCCATTTTAGGACGTGTTGATGCGCTCATATTTACTGGCGGTATCGGCGAAAATGCACCAAATACAAGGCAAAAAATTTGTGATGATCTAAAGCATCTTGGCATCCACATCAACCACGAGCTAAATTTCTCAAACGAGCGAGGCGAGAGGTGCATAGATGAAGAATGCGCTAAGATAAAAACGCTCATCATCCCAACCAACGAAGAGCTAGAGATCGCCATAGAGACAGCCAGAGTGATAAAAGAAAATAGTAAAAAATAA
- the lpxD gene encoding UDP-3-O-(3-hydroxymyristoyl)glucosamine N-acyltransferase: protein MKLSEIALKVDATFSGEDLEIFALNSLKNANKAELTYCDGEKNAKFISTSNAGAILVTKSLLDLVPAGMVALVCDNPHLAFAILSKIYAKPLFCEPKPSNIAQSATIMPNVYIGSNVSVGENTIVMAGAFLGDNVTIGKNCIIHPNVVIYNDCVIGNECHLLANCVIGSDGFGYAHTKTGEHVKIYHNGNVVLGDFVEIGACTTIDRGVFESTMIANYTKIDNLVQIGHNCELGNGCLIVSQTGLAGSTVLGRNVVMGGQSGSAGHVSVGDFAQIAARGGVSKDLPGGKKYAGAYPIMELSEQFKLQAKIVRFFKKN from the coding sequence ATGAAACTAAGCGAAATAGCCTTAAAAGTAGATGCTACTTTTAGCGGAGAAGATCTTGAAATTTTTGCTCTAAATTCTTTAAAAAATGCAAATAAAGCTGAGCTAACATACTGCGACGGCGAGAAAAATGCTAAATTTATAAGCACTTCAAACGCTGGAGCTATCTTGGTAACAAAATCGCTTTTGGACTTAGTGCCAGCTGGCATGGTAGCGCTTGTATGTGACAACCCGCACCTTGCTTTTGCTATCCTTAGTAAAATTTACGCTAAGCCGCTTTTTTGCGAGCCAAAACCATCAAATATCGCCCAGAGTGCCACTATAATGCCAAATGTCTATATAGGCTCAAACGTGAGCGTTGGCGAAAACACGATAGTGATGGCTGGAGCGTTTTTGGGCGATAACGTAACTATCGGTAAAAACTGCATCATCCATCCAAACGTCGTCATCTATAATGACTGCGTTATCGGCAATGAGTGCCATCTGCTAGCAAACTGCGTTATAGGCAGCGACGGCTTTGGCTATGCGCATACAAAAACTGGCGAGCATGTGAAAATTTATCACAATGGCAACGTTGTTTTGGGCGATTTTGTCGAGATCGGCGCTTGCACGACGATAGATCGCGGCGTTTTTGAAAGCACGATGATCGCAAACTACACAAAGATAGACAATCTCGTTCAAATAGGTCACAACTGTGAGCTTGGAAATGGCTGCCTCATCGTCTCACAAACTGGACTTGCTGGCTCAACAGTGCTAGGCAGAAACGTCGTAATGGGCGGACAAAGCGGCTCGGCTGGTCACGTAAGCGTTGGAGACTTTGCTCAGATCGCTGCACGTGGAGGCGTGAGCAAAGACCTACCTGGCGGCAAAAAATACGCTGGAGCTTATCCGATAATGGAGCTTTCAGAGCAGTTTAAACTACAAGCAAAAATTGTAAGATTTTTTAAAAAGAATTAA
- the ilvN gene encoding acetolactate synthase small subunit codes for MRRTISVIVLNEHGVLARISGLFAGRGYNIDTLTVAPIPESNFSRLSIVTSGDERVLEQIVKQLHKLIPTYKVIESGEFVEKEMALVKIPLGENFAGLEAILKTYNGIVTNTNENYIVVMVADDASRVESFLKSIKKFNPVDVVRGGSVIMDI; via the coding sequence ATCAGAAGAACGATTTCGGTTATAGTTTTAAATGAACATGGCGTTTTGGCTAGGATTTCTGGGCTTTTTGCGGGCAGGGGCTACAATATCGACACGCTCACGGTTGCTCCGATACCTGAGAGCAACTTCTCAAGGCTAAGCATCGTCACAAGCGGCGATGAGAGGGTTTTGGAGCAGATCGTAAAGCAGCTTCATAAGCTCATCCCAACGTATAAGGTCATAGAAAGTGGCGAATTTGTCGAAAAAGAGATGGCGCTTGTTAAAATCCCGCTTGGTGAAAATTTTGCCGGCCTTGAGGCGATACTAAAGACATATAATGGCATCGTCACAAACACAAATGAAAACTACATCGTCGTCATGGTGGCTGATGATGCGAGCAGGGTAGAGAGCTTTTTAAAATCGATAAAGAAATTTAACCCAGTTGATGTCGTGCGCGGCGGATCTGTGATAATGGATATATGA
- a CDS encoding acetolactate synthase large subunit, with the protein MKQISGSQMISEALHEEGVEIVFGYPGGAALNIYDETYKQTYFKHILVRHEQAAVHAADGYARVSGKVGVAFVTSGPGFTNAVTGLATAYSDSIPVVLISGQVPTFMIGTDAFQEIDAVGISRPCVKHNFLVNSVEELPRIIKEAFYIARSGRPGPVHIDIPKNVTSRLGDFVYPKEISIPSYKPTYKGNSKQIKKAAAAINEAKRPLLYIGGGAVASNASEIIRKFMKKTGIPAVETLMALGVLDAKDKLNLGMAGMHGSYASNMALSECDLLISLGARFCDRVTGKTDEFAKHAKIIHIDIDPSSISKIINAHYPIVGDLTNVLSELYEEVKGEPKNYAPWREILDRYQKLNPLGYTDSDKVLKPQWVVEETAKIVGPEAIIATDVGQHQMWVAQFYPFNRARQLVTSGGLGTMGYGLPAAIGAKCAMPEHLVVNFTGDGSILMNIQELMTAYETNVPVINIILNNNFLGMVRQWQTFFYEKRYSSTDLSLQPDFVKIAEGFGGVGFVCKSKDEFKKALKEAIKSKKSALIDVRIDRFEDVLPMVPAGAAIYNMILKSKEEK; encoded by the coding sequence ATAAAACAAATTTCTGGTTCACAGATGATAAGCGAAGCCTTGCACGAAGAGGGCGTTGAGATAGTTTTTGGCTATCCTGGCGGTGCAGCTTTAAATATCTACGACGAGACATATAAACAAACTTATTTCAAGCACATCTTGGTTCGCCACGAGCAAGCAGCCGTTCACGCAGCAGACGGATACGCTAGGGTTAGCGGCAAAGTTGGCGTGGCTTTTGTGACAAGTGGCCCTGGCTTTACAAACGCGGTCACTGGTCTTGCCACAGCTTACAGCGACAGCATCCCAGTTGTGCTTATAAGCGGTCAAGTACCAACCTTTATGATCGGTACAGATGCCTTTCAAGAGATCGATGCAGTCGGCATTTCACGCCCCTGTGTCAAGCATAACTTTTTAGTAAATAGCGTCGAGGAGCTACCTCGCATCATAAAAGAGGCGTTTTACATCGCAAGATCAGGCCGCCCAGGACCAGTTCATATCGATATCCCAAAAAACGTCACTTCAAGGCTTGGCGACTTTGTCTATCCAAAAGAAATTTCTATCCCAAGCTACAAGCCGACCTATAAAGGCAACTCTAAGCAGATCAAAAAAGCAGCAGCTGCGATAAATGAGGCAAAAAGACCACTTCTTTACATCGGTGGCGGTGCAGTCGCGTCAAATGCTAGCGAGATCATACGTAAATTTATGAAAAAAACTGGCATCCCAGCGGTCGAGACGCTTATGGCTCTTGGCGTGCTTGATGCAAAAGATAAGCTAAATTTAGGCATGGCAGGCATGCACGGCAGCTACGCTTCAAATATGGCTCTTAGCGAGTGCGACCTTCTCATATCGCTTGGCGCTAGATTTTGCGATAGGGTCACAGGCAAAACGGATGAGTTTGCTAAACACGCTAAGATCATCCACATCGACATCGATCCAAGCTCTATCTCAAAGATCATAAACGCTCACTATCCGATAGTTGGCGACCTTACAAACGTGCTAAGCGAGCTTTATGAAGAGGTGAAAGGTGAGCCTAAAAACTATGCGCCTTGGAGAGAAATTTTAGATAGATATCAAAAGCTAAACCCACTTGGCTACACAGATAGTGACAAGGTCTTGAAGCCTCAATGGGTGGTTGAAGAGACTGCAAAGATAGTTGGTCCTGAGGCTATCATCGCAACTGACGTTGGTCAGCACCAGATGTGGGTAGCGCAGTTTTATCCATTTAACCGCGCAAGGCAGCTTGTCACAAGTGGCGGCCTTGGCACGATGGGATATGGCCTGCCTGCAGCGATCGGAGCAAAGTGTGCGATGCCTGAGCATTTGGTTGTAAATTTTACAGGCGATGGCTCAATACTTATGAATATCCAAGAGCTAATGACCGCTTATGAGACAAATGTCCCTGTCATAAACATCATCTTAAACAACAACTTCTTAGGCATGGTGCGCCAGTGGCAGACATTTTTCTATGAAAAGCGTTACTCATCAACTGATCTTAGCTTGCAGCCTGATTTTGTAAAGATAGCTGAGGGATTTGGCGGTGTTGGCTTTGTTTGCAAGAGCAAAGATGAGTTTAAAAAGGCTTTAAAAGAGGCGATCAAGAGTAAAAAATCAGCTCTTATCGACGTGAGGATCGACCGCTTTGAGGACGTGCTTCCTATGGTTCCAGCTGGGGCTGCGATTTATAATATGATATTAAAGAGCAAGGAAGAAAAATGA
- the mnmH gene encoding tRNA 2-selenouridine(34) synthase MnmH, translating to MALFELDIEQWLEKRGEFEVLIDVRSPHEYAYSHIKDALNLYALDDAEHKEVGTIYKSDRALAKSLGAKYICKNLQNIIDEVYKRAKVGSAVGIYCAKGGLRSSSVAYVLSMIGYRIYRLNGGYKAYRNHVLEFLERPLSTKFITLFGNTGCYKSKLIRALSPSIDLEAMANHLGSVFGAINGAQPSQKSFEDALFEKLITLKDQICFIEGESRRIGSLTLPKSLYEAMRCGICVEVSASLENRISCITSDYKSVDKAFFDECIKKISPFIDKEARDEAVAKFNENDIAKVAEILLTKYYDKVYKKNENIDVFVSSDDFEEAVKKLNLIRAEAKF from the coding sequence GTGGCGTTATTTGAGCTTGATATCGAGCAGTGGCTTGAAAAAAGAGGCGAGTTTGAAGTCCTGATAGACGTTAGATCGCCGCACGAATATGCCTACTCGCACATAAAAGATGCTCTAAATTTATACGCACTTGATGACGCTGAGCACAAAGAGGTAGGCACGATATACAAAAGTGACAGGGCTCTAGCCAAGAGCCTTGGAGCAAAATACATCTGCAAAAATTTACAAAATATCATCGATGAGGTCTATAAAAGGGCTAAGGTTGGCTCAGCAGTTGGCATCTACTGCGCAAAGGGCGGACTTAGATCAAGCTCGGTTGCCTATGTGCTAAGCATGATCGGATATAGAATTTATAGACTAAATGGCGGCTATAAGGCTTATAGAAATCACGTTTTGGAGTTTTTAGAGCGTCCTTTAAGCACGAAATTTATCACTCTTTTTGGCAACACTGGCTGCTATAAAAGTAAGCTGATAAGGGCACTCTCGCCATCAATCGACCTTGAAGCGATGGCAAATCACCTAGGCTCAGTCTTTGGCGCGATAAACGGCGCGCAGCCTAGTCAAAAAAGCTTTGAAGACGCGCTTTTTGAAAAGCTCATCACGCTAAAAGATCAAATTTGCTTTATCGAGGGCGAGAGTAGAAGGATCGGCTCGCTAACACTTCCAAAAAGCCTTTATGAGGCGATGCGTTGTGGCATCTGCGTCGAGGTTAGCGCAAGTTTAGAAAATAGAATTTCATGCATTACAAGCGACTATAAAAGCGTAGATAAAGCCTTTTTTGATGAGTGCATAAAGAAAATTTCACCCTTCATCGACAAAGAGGCCAGAGATGAGGCGGTGGCTAAATTTAACGAAAACGACATCGCCAAAGTAGCTGAAATTTTACTCACAAAATACTACGACAAAGTCTATAAGAAAAATGAAAACATTGATGTTTTTGTAAGCTCTGACGACTTTGAAGAGGCTGTTAAAAAGCTAAATTTGATAAGGGCCGAGGCTAAATTTTAA
- a CDS encoding HIT family protein, with the protein MQHLCAPWRSEYFSAKKDSCVFCEIINSKEDDEKNGVLFRAKHCFGIMNLYPYSPGHFMIIPNHHTDKIEELDEQTWFEMSKFVRLGVEILKRELHAQGVNIGMNLGKAAGAGIAEHVHYHLVPRWSGDTNFITTIADVRVNGTPFHPLYQKLKKAFSGVI; encoded by the coding sequence ATGCAGCACCTTTGTGCCCCTTGGAGAAGTGAGTATTTCAGCGCAAAAAAAGATAGTTGCGTCTTTTGCGAGATCATAAATTCAAAAGAGGATGACGAGAAAAATGGCGTGCTTTTTCGTGCTAAGCACTGCTTTGGGATCATGAATTTATACCCATATTCGCCAGGTCACTTTATGATCATACCAAACCACCACACCGACAAGATCGAGGAGCTTGACGAGCAGACGTGGTTTGAGATGAGTAAATTTGTAAGGCTTGGGGTCGAAATTTTAAAGCGCGAGCTTCACGCTCAGGGCGTAAATATCGGTATGAATTTAGGCAAGGCAGCAGGTGCTGGCATAGCTGAGCACGTGCATTATCACCTTGTGCCAAGGTGGAGCGGGGATACAAATTTCATCACAACGATCGCTGATGTCAGGGTAAATGGCACGCCGTTTCATCCGCTTTATCAAAAGCTAAAAAAGGCTTTTAGTGGCGTTATTTGA
- the trpC gene encoding indole-3-glycerol phosphate synthase TrpC: protein MILDEIIKKTKEDLKKRKADYPQEWLGRSLAYNPYVPRDVLGALRASKSEPIKIIAEIKKASPSKGVIREDFEPIKIAQEYEQYANAFSILTEPHWFKGNIEYITQVRRYASRPILRKDFIVDKYQILEALVYGADFILLIAKALTQGELKELLEYAHHLGLEVLVETHDASDVKKAVFAGANIIGINHRNLDDFTMDMSLCEKLVPLLPNGKIIVAESGLYEHEQLCELSKIGVDAFLIGEHFMRQDDIKNAVKKIKEGE from the coding sequence ATGATACTTGATGAGATCATAAAAAAGACAAAAGAGGATCTAAAAAAGCGAAAAGCTGACTATCCACAGGAGTGGTTAGGTCGCTCGCTCGCATACAACCCATACGTGCCAAGAGACGTTTTGGGCGCACTTAGAGCAAGCAAGAGCGAGCCTATAAAGATCATAGCCGAGATAAAAAAAGCAAGTCCGAGCAAGGGCGTGATAAGAGAGGACTTCGAGCCGATCAAGATCGCTCAGGAGTACGAGCAGTACGCAAATGCTTTTAGTATCCTAACCGAGCCTCACTGGTTTAAGGGCAACATAGAGTATATCACGCAGGTTCGCCGCTACGCCTCAAGGCCTATCCTGCGAAAAGACTTTATCGTCGATAAGTATCAAATTTTAGAAGCGCTTGTTTATGGAGCGGACTTCATCCTGCTCATCGCCAAGGCGCTAACACAAGGCGAGCTAAAAGAGCTACTTGAGTATGCGCACCACTTGGGGCTTGAGGTCTTAGTAGAGACCCATGACGCGAGCGATGTGAAAAAGGCAGTCTTTGCAGGAGCAAATATAATAGGGATAAATCATAGAAATTTAGATGATTTTACGATGGATATGAGCCTTTGTGAGAAGCTCGTGCCACTTTTGCCAAACGGCAAGATAATAGTCGCTGAAAGCGGACTTTATGAGCATGAGCAGCTTTGCGAACTAAGCAAGATCGGAGTCGATGCCTTCTTAATAGGAGAGCATTTTATGAGGCAAGATGATATAAAAAATGCCGTTAAAAAGATAAAGGAGGGCGAGTGA